The following nucleotide sequence is from Cicer arietinum cultivar CDC Frontier isolate Library 1 chromosome 2, Cicar.CDCFrontier_v2.0, whole genome shotgun sequence.
aggtgcacctatcGTCGTTAacgatttcataattataacgATTTCCAAAAACAcgtatttaaaaatcatatctcGTTTCATCGTAACTcatgaaaaatatattcaaccgtataacaattcaatatttaaatactttataaatcataaataaatcaaactactaacatattatataacaaagactatgaaaataaataaatgacgaaatcgagataaattcaaaggttgtgttctccaatttttcaaataaatactTTCACATAAAAacgagtaaaataataattataacataataaaaatatgataatgatCGTCGTCTACTCACCACTATGAAAAATCAATTAAGTTTGTTTTCCAACAACTTTCAAAGTAGTAGGCAGAACCTCAgctgacaaatctgagtataaaaaaatattctcaagacTTTGGAAAAATCATTCTAAAGTTTAACTAAttctaagaaaatataaaaattctttaaatCTATTCTAAgcacaaaaataagatttttaaccaaaactacatttttctagaGATTCATACTAGCTTTAGAGTGGTGTATTTACCACAGTATAAATAAACAACTTTCAAGAAATGAAcacatttcttcttctttagagCACAAACTCTAACTCAAAAATTCTACCTAAAAACTTGTGAAAATAGGATGAAGTTTGCTTAGAGAATATATACCATTTCCATTGTTTTATTGTGACTTTAAGTGAATAGAAGAAGAAACAgaagaagaggaaaagaaaagaaaagcaaaaaaaaaaatgaaaaggaaaaattggagTGGAAATGAAATAGAAAAAGAGTGAGAGTGAATGAAGttgagttattttatttatttattattataataatgaaACGGAGTGTTTCAGTTAGTAAGagtgagaatttttttatacaaataaatgTAATAGAAATACTCCTAAATGGATCTCATAttctttataattaatttaacaaagcactagacttgaatcaaatataCAAATCCATATGAAATTAGAACTTTGGCAAGACTTCCATTTCGAAGTAGTTAGCAACATATTGGTAGGTTGCTTCAGTTGGATGCACACTGTcccaaaatacatattttgaagCGTCATCACACACCGGTGTGAGTTCATTACACAGTGGAGTTACTTCAAATAAGCCACTTCCACAACACCCTTTGTTCGTTTCCTTGAAACCTGTACGATCAAAAGTTAAAAgaatacaaaattaataaatactataCGCAAATTACGATCTATATCATCAATTTTTCTCCACTAAAATCAATTTGTACGATCAAGATTAtctatcatttatatatattggtagactttattttattcaatatacGACTTTtcatagtaattaaatatagacAAAGTTACACCTACCATCTTGTAAGtttgattcatttaaaaaaaattctctaaatttgtcatttaattctcaaaacataaatgtttgtaattcttttttattgaatttctaTCTAACTGCATCAAGAAAGCTGATGTAATATGGTGATGTGTCAATAATATTGCTAAGGTGACAAATACAAATCAGtgaattgtatatttttttaattaatttttttactaataataaaaagtctgaattatctttttttagagaaacacaaaataaaaataaaaatataagatcaGTTCCTTAATAGACGTTCATTATTTTCATCCATTTAAAAGAGAAACCCAAAAATTCAAGAAAATTCCATATTTCATAGataaatttggatttttttggGTTTCTTTATTTGGAAGAAGATATGGAGGAAAATAGTGAAAGTTGATTAAGATAACATAACaactttgtatttttaattatctCTTCCAAATTCTTAGAACCTTGTTTCTTATCAAATCGCTGCCAAATGTGTAGTGTTAAAACCTTGCAATGGTTTCATATCTCAAATCAACATTATGTCCtcaaatatttaagtaaaaattTAACCATTTGAGTGCTTTGTGCCGATAAGAATGAACAAAAAGAcataatatttatcataataaaaaaaaattgatcataATTTTCTTATACCAAGATCACACATTAACCAGCCCATGATAAATATAGCTCACCATATTTTTGAGGATGATTAATAAGGCGAATAAAGGGATCATAGACGTTTGTATAAATAACTCTGCTTCCTGGAAGAGTTGCTTGCATTTGAAGTAATCGCTTTGCCAATTTTTGGTTATAAACCTTAGCCTCTAAATTTTCATTCTCCACACATTTCCTATCCTTTAAACTTACAAACTTGGCTGTTATTTGAAGAGGTATGCAACCAATTGCTGGAAGCCCAGTCACAGCAAATTTTCTGCATCCAAGCTCGTATAATTCCTACAACAATAATATTTATGCACATAACAAACACTATGTAATATGTTTATTAGACCTTTTTATAGGggttttattagaaaaaaaagaaaatttataataattgagtcttttttaaaaaagtttttaaattgaaaacccatttgataatttaattttatatttgtttttataattatacaCAATAGTTAATTTGTTAATGTGTACACCATTAATGTACACAATAAACATCAATCAATATTGcctatttttattaactatgaattttcttaagaaaaaaaataatagttagtGGATGGTTGTCAAAAAAGTCGTCTATGTAGATGGAAAAATGCTAGTAACAGatattaaatcataaattacattaaaataacTTCTTTGGTGTTCCAACTCAAACAATTGAGCTACTCCTTAATTATGGATTTTTCTATTTAGAGAAAGAGGCGTTAAAAATAGGTaaatccataaaataaaatgattaaaacataattattaagaaaaatgttgacAATTAAAAATAGTGttatataattatgaaatttaatCAATGACTTCTAATTAAATTTACCtcaatgaagatttgaagcCTACTCTGAGTATAATCTTGATATCCACTAATATTAAACTCAAATCTTCTAGTTGGAAAgtcataaaaattgaaaacaaagtCATTAGCTCCAACACTAATAATAACCAAAGCATTTTCAATTCTTTGTTTAGCTTCTTTTTCCCCTACAACACATTTAACCTTTGCAACATAATCTTTGAAATATTCAATTTGTTTGGACATTGATATGGCACCAGATAAAACTATTGTCAAATCATCGAAACCCGATCCACCAGATGCAAAGCTAACACCAGTTAGAATCTCTTCATTTGTTAGATTTGGATCCAAAAAAGGAGGGATAGTGTCTTTGAGGTTTAGTTTAGATGCAAGGAAATCAATAACCAATTTTCCATTAGAGAATCTACCATTTGGTACATGACTAGGAAAATCTTTTCCATATGGTAAATGATTTCCTTTGCCCAATGTTTTGATGTAGTTGTTGTTGCCTGTGTCTACTGTTGAATCACCAAAGACTAGAATGGATGAGAATTTTTGTCTAGAAGAAAAGTTATTGCTTGTAGCAACATTAATGTTAATGGTGCAAATttggattaaaaagataaagtgGATTGTATAAGCCATTGCTTCAAGTTTTGCATATGGTAATTGTGATAAGGCTTTAACTATCTATATATAATGGACTGAATATGAATAAGTATCTCTTTTTTTTCAAGCAAGTGAATAACCATCtcttgaaattgaaattgaaggAGTTGAATAATTTGTTATTTACAACTGGGcgatttaataattttcaatttttagttaagtataaaacaaattttaataaatattattgcagttttagtccttttatttttattaatttacgaaattggtcttcctattttaaaatctagTAGTTATGATCATTCactatgattttttaactaaaaatagttATGTGACATTCTTTAAATAACATGGAATATGATATCttgatgtaaaataattaacaccCATGAAATTGTAATATAATTAACACTCTAAAATTTAATCTTTCAACTTAAAAAAtctttcatttttgtaatttaattaatgacatatgaataattaatatatttagatagTTTCATATCATGAAATCATatgttacattatttaaaatatgtaaaatcgttatttttttttaattcaaatatttaaaggatgaatcaaaattattgatttttaaaatagtgagGTCAATTATCTGAATTTGTAAAAATGGAGAGaccaaaaatataatgaaaatatttgaatatatgtAACCTTTTTGTCTAAGTATGTggcatttttatttataaaaaatcaatgataaataaatttttgttggtaAGCTTAAAGTTATGACTTTAGTAGTCTTAGTATTAGATGAGTCTGCTTTAAacttaacaaaattataagatAATATCTGAAATTTATCacttttaatcaaattattttttcttgcgataattttagagattaaattgaataacacaaaataatatgattaaggattgttattttaaaaaattattttaattttttgttaattttaatggTTTAATTGTTCAACCCCTACAATTTGAGAGATTAAGGATGAGTCACTCACTACGTGTTAATTTCTCTTTTTGATCAAATTTGTAAATTGCAAGAGAACTACACTAAAGGAATGAAGTTGTGAGAAAGATTGCAAGACAGAGTAATTTTAGGTAAGCGAATATAACATGAACTATGAATTAAGgaattttcataaatttgatGAAGTGTTTAATGGGAAAGGGTGAAAACTTGAAGTAAGAAAACTTGACAAGCTTCAAAGTCAATTTACACTATGTGTGGTTAGAATTGTGTTTTTTGACACGCTCCCGTAGGTTTTTcttcttgaagaaaaaaattatacttcCATATTTTTCCATCAAATGATAtacaattttcttaaaaagaaTGTATTATAAACTTGCTTCAAGTTTACATAATGAACGTAAGCTTAAAGTTAACAAATAACAATtaacatttcatatttttttcaataaaaaatggtGTGATTCATTCAATTAAGAAAAAGTACataaatcaataatataatttaaaattgataaaaataaaaaggatgaatttacaaataaattaacagCATCCAAGGTTAATAACATAAAACGACATAATAGTTACAAATGTGATAAAGcctacaaatatgaaaaaaattaaagtgtatGAAATATTCATGTTTTCGAAGCTGTAACGTTGAAAACGTCAAAGTCATTTATTGAATTTGCATTAGATCAAAATTGATATATCAATCTGAAATCAAACGAACACCACAATAAGACGAAAAACCAAAACAATTTAGCACTAAAATGACGAAAACGCGaagaaacaaaaactaaatacaTGTGAAAATCACTTacttaaataaaagataataagaAAAACGATTTAGAGGGATGatttctaaagaaaaaaaatgttcttAAACCATTCATCTTAGGCGAAGAAAAGAGACGAGTGAAGTTGCTCTTAGATTTGTGAGAATTATGTCATGAGGCCACAAAAGTTCATTAatggttaatattttttttactaaaaaaacgATATTCgttcatttattcaaattgaCTTAACATGACTAATTTTTGTTGAGTTGGTTCATGAAATGAGTtaacaaacatattttttaagtcgTTTGTTGTTAATTCGAACACAAAgctgaattaaaaaatatattttaaccgacttaaaaacataaatttatccCGGTGCGCTCTAATCCTAATAGGATGAGAATAACTTAGTTCCTTGTAGATTCTTAATATCATAATGCTTTATGCGAAAGAATGAGTTCACATAAGAGAGTGATCATGAAAGATTGATAATCATGAGAAAGTTTTATCTCATATCTTTTAAATTAGATGAGGTCTAAGTTGCCTTCCAAAAATGACGGATAAATTACTCAAAATAATGTGACACCAATTAAAAATTGACATTTAAAATCTACTATTCCTCATATTTTTATACGAGTGGTATGGACAACTAATTCAAATAACCTACCTTTTGGTTGAACTTGATAAGTCATATTAGATGGACAACTtagtaatatttcaattgaataaaaaatctaataaaaataaattttgaataaaaataaaacaacaatcGACGTAATTCCAgttatagtaatattttatatataatttatacataattaaacaaatatgaTCCGATTAATATACAATTAGTTTGGTAACGAAAAAAAACGTAACAACTCGAAAACTAAATCATTTCAAAGTATTCAGGACTAAATGCTATTCAATAAACATTTATAATATGtagatattataaataaaaaaatagatattttaaaactttaaaatatcaatgaactatttgaaaattctataaaatttattctAACACTAGAGTCCACctctataataattataatttgaattataaaacaatttcaaataaaaaaattaaattaaaatatctaaataaggAACACGTATCTCTTTTCTAGCTTAGTCaataattatttctttcaaatataGTTCACATTGATATGATCTTGATATTTTACTTCTCAAtctaatttgagaaaattttatagaaagaTATTGTGCATATTTATTCAGATTACGTTTGCAAATTGATTCATTTGAGTCTTTCTTCATATGCTTGATTTTATTTGGGCATAAACAATTTTAGACTTGTTCTTGAACCTTCAAAAGTAAAGATACAACTAAGTCCAATTCAATATTTTGCTCAATCTATCAAAGTCTTTGACCTTTCATTAGAGTCATTAACTTTTCTCCATcagaataattgatttttattcttcatagtcattgacttgattgttggaATCATATGTTGTGTTGCTTGAATAGTTTCGTCAAAGGCAAAACAatgtgacttagaattagtagCATGGTAACTTCACATTTGTTGCATTATCAAAGTCAGTGAAACTTCAGAGTGTGCTACGTATTAGAGGCAACCCTCTGGAGCGCGCTGCAGTCTTTAGAGTCAATGAAATATATACTTCAAATGCAGACTTGAACAATTGCTTCAGACTTTAATTGCATGTTGGAAGTAAACTTCAGAGGAATGCTAAAAATATGTTCATCAAATGCATGCTAAAATTATTGCTCATTATAGGCATGCAACATTTATTGTTCATCAAAGACATATAAACTCTAAAGGCACGCTGAATCTTCATAGACGTACTGGATCTTCAGAGGCAGACGTACAGATTCATCAGAGGCATGCTAACTAGAAgtactgatgactcttcatcatatgcatatttttcattgattttagtcttatttatctttaatcattagttaatttaaggagttatttgatatattttgttgattttagttctttgatttaatgaaatatttatattattatttccttgattaagtaggaattttttggagttttgtgttgttactttgttttagtgcagtgctggaTTTTGGTGAGatatcaacatgacctatgtagagcatttcagccatatcttgagttgtagatgtccaattggagtcaaaccaaatgcaaatgaaatctaggatccatatctacaactttcatgaagacaccggaaccaaatacAGACTCAAACGAGGCGTAAAATGTAGTATACGTCAGATAGCatatgttgtgcgcctgaagcgcgtcaGCTGCACCTGAGGCCCATTTCCAGCCTTTCGgcactgtccaggcgcgcccGGAGCGCAAATCCTACGTCTGGGAcgcgcgacgcgcatcagcattcataaaaacacaatttttcattgtttaaggatctttttgactattgggaagttgggagacttgtgccataacatagaaactcaaagacggtcgtttctaacaggattagagcagttttatcaaggatcattcttgtaattcttctctaatctctatcttttctatctctgtcatgagtaactaaatcttatttgttagggatgagtgtaacaagatgaaactcttatttttatgatttgatttctagttatatgaatgagtttattgaattatttttctcatctatgtgcttaatgctttttattgcttgatcaacattaaaatgttctacgatttgtattttgaaacggaagtggactttacaaataattgagatgagaaattcatgaatttgtagtataAACATaaatgcaggtcatgaaaccaattaaattagttgcagatgcagtagtttaaaaaaagaattcatgtacggtaatgtttaattctaatcttaaatctactaaggaaataagggttactttggaattaaaggttttgtcactaagacattagggcaagcataataaagagaattcggtaataattcaataaagaaattcaataactaggatcaaattagacaccaaggttggattcaaagtgaagctcatccctgacatttttcttattataaaaggtcAATTGTATCTATGttattaattctaaatattgtttcaatcaacttgggaactttttgttcaattttagcaattaaatatagttcgatagtaaaatgcaatccttgagttcgacacttagtactaccattttattattacttacaACGATtcagtgtaacaagatgaaacccttatttttatgatttgatttcaagttatatgaatgagtttattgaattatttttctcatctatgtgcttaatgctttttattgcttgatcaacattaaaatgttctacgatttgtattttgaaacagttgtggactttacaaatgcttgagatgagaaattcatgaatttgtagtctagacatagatgcaggtcatgaaaccaattaaattagttgcagaggcagtagtttaaaaagagaattcttgtacggtaatgcttaattctaatcttaaatctactaaggaattaggagttactttggaattaaaggttctgtcactaagacattagggcaagcataataaagagaattcgataataattcaataaagaaattcaataactaggatcaaattagacaccaaggttggattcgaagtgaaactcatccctgacatttttcttattataaaaggtcaattttatttctgttattaattctaaatattggttcaatcaacttgggaactttttgttcaattttagcaattaaatataattcgatagtaaaatgcaatccttgaatTCGACAATCGGTACtatcgttttattattactttcaacgattcagtacacttgctgaaatgctatcaagTACACTTCAGTCTTCGGAGCAGACGTTGATTTACTATAAACACGTTGAGTTGCTAGAGACACGCATAACTACCACTAGCACGTTATTAAAGGCATATGTGTGTATTTTTTCCAGAACACGCATTTGTTTGATTCTGAGGGTTTTGTTGACCTATTCAATTTTGTTTCCTCTTACCTTTTTTCTTCATTTGGTCACTTTATCTGATGACTTCTTATGGTGACTTCCTCTGGTTGTTTTCTCTGATTTTCCTGTTCTAATTGTTGCACACTTAATGAAGTCGTGAGTGCaataaattgttctcacaaaaTATATTAGTTAACATCAAAACCACATAGAGGAAATGTTCAAGGGACCAACTTGGTGCCAACAATCTtcccattttttatgatgacaaaacaatacttttgataacaacttatttaaacaaaaatacagTAAAAAAGCAAACAAACATGCAAACAGAACACACATTGTTCTCAAATCTCTTTCTCCCTTTTTTTTacatcacacacacacacacaaaatcaaatgaCAATTCACGAATTAGTTAACACCATTCAATAGAGAATTAAGCTTGGAAATACACAACTCCTATGAACATATAACAGATCATAACATTAATCAGATAAAAATACTAGGTTcatattctttttaataaattcaaatctTTCTTCAACATGTGGTTTAGTGAATATGTTAGACAATTGATGTTAAGTGTCTACAAACTGGATGTTTAACACACTTTTTTGAACATAGTCCCTAATAAAGTGATGTTTTTATTTCTATGTGTTTACCCCTAGAATGTAGAATTAGACTTTTAGTAAGACAAATAGCATATGTATTATCACATAATATGAGAATGTTACTCTCGATTATTTCATAGTCCTCCAATTGATGTTTCATCCATAGTAGTTGACAGCTTCATCCTATTGCTGAAATGTACTTCATTTATGTTGTTGACATTACAATCATGATGTCTTTTGCTTGATTAGGAGATCAAATTTTCACCTAGGAAAGTGTAGTTTCCACTAGTgtttttctttcaagttttGTCTCCAATATAGTAAACATCACAATATCCTACTAACATGTACTCAattaacaaattatagaaaatcaaAATTAGAGGTACCTTTCAAGTATATGAGGATTCTCTTAAAAGCAGTTGAGTAGGATTCTCTTGGACCATTCTGAAATCTGGAGCGAACACAcactaaataaattatcaagTTTGGAAGCAGTAAAATATAGAAGTGACCATATCAATCCTCTATATATTTTCTAGTTAACTTTCTTTCTTGATGCATCTTTATCAAGTGAGCAAGTGGGATGCCTTGGTGTAGCCATATGTTTGCAATCATTCATCTTAAATTTCttgagaagctcttttgtatactTGGTCTGATCAATGTAAATCTCATTCTgactttgttgaatttgaattcCTAAGTAGAACTTCAGTTTTCCCATCACCCTCATTTGAAATTCCTGTTGCATTAACTTAGCAAAAACTTGACAAAAACTGCTATTAATAGAACCaaatataatatcatcaacataaatcgGAATAACAAGATTTCTTAAGCTTATAGGGATTTCTTAAGCTTAGATCATATAGTGATTTCTTAAGATTAAAGACATGAATAAGAAACCTAGGTTTTGAAATTATGGGGGTTATTttacatataatttttaattaatattgaagTCGCAATGCCAATCACAAGAAAgggaggtttgaattgtgacccttttaaaattttgattcatgtgcttaatttaaattaaatcaagatgAATAAAAAGTATATTGGTTCATCCAACTCGGGAtagtctagtcctcacaaccgtgagattttcactatgtgTTTCAGAAATAGAATGTTCTCATTCGCTCATTTTCTCTTAATCAAACCgtgatcaattacaatcttcacctttcaacctagaaatgatttttacaaacatattcaatttaatataaaagatagaTTTTAGTTACagatgatgtgtatgataaaagtgtttgggatcttgaaacttcttaacacttgtttgagataaataaagacaaactcaataaatgataatccaaagATAGAGTGAAGAGAGCtagagtttgcttgaagagttttttgacttgttattacttgaacaagtgttggtagatttgtaaattttaatcttgccttcatcttccaattgatcttcaatttatagatgataaaaggctttgaatattcagtttaaaatgaatatagtcattggacacacttcccaagtgttataactattttaaagcaattacacatgtgtttatattgttatccagaacattcttgacaaacAAATAATGTTCTTGCTTTTGGGTTTGATGCAAAAcgtgaatgagtgagtgaatAAGCTGTGAAATGTCAGTTTGGTAATATTTGCAATCAAAATTATGCAGAGATTTCTGCAGAAaattgtaagtacaatgtacttgtgtcctTTCTCACAACTCATtaatttggagatcaatcttgagattTTTTTCCTCCTTTGGGCATTCAGCTCGAGTTGTGGACTTCATCATTGATTTTagcagtcttgatactctttaaattGTGCTTTGGACTGcgaaaaattatatgttttaattttacctttaaaagagaataaccataatgttcttttgtaaaaccaGAATATTCTTCGTTTCTGTTTTGCATGAGTGTTGAATTTTGACAGCTGTTGTGTGTCATGTTTTTATGCGTCGTACGCATGTTGCTTTTGATAGAGATGCAGTGTTGGTGTTTTTGTCCTTGTTATACTTTTTAATCATAAATCTGAAGATTGATCTTGTTGTTGGTTCTTGATTTTTGCTTTGCCTTTGTTGATTCTCTTTGAACTAATCtgtccaaaatgatcttgttTATATACTTATGTTGCTCTTATAATTAATGTTGATAGTTTGTGATAAAGACTGATAGTTTTTCGCAACCCAAAACAATCTTGATTTAAAGAAGACTTTGTTCTTTCGCAaaccagaacgttcttggatttGTGTTGTATGAAAAAAATGTGGCATAAGGATTTAGCAATTGTCTAATGTAAATCCTTTGTCTTAAAAGCATGATGTGCTTTCTGCAAAAAGGTGCAGCAACAATGTCCTAGTTGTCCTTGCTTATCTTAGCCATCAATTTTGGAGATTAATCttgttatttactttttatcatTGCTTTGACATTTTTGattcttttgatgaatttgtccaaaaaaatcTTGAGCATAGAATTATGTTCCTTTGTAATAAATGCTTGTCATTTTCCATGTAGCTTGAAGCATTTTCGTATGCTAGAACAATCTTGAATTCAAGAAGGATTTGTTCTTCATAAACCAGAATGTTTTTGGATTAATGCTGTGAAAACTagaatgatcttcgtttttctATTTAATAACCAAAATAGTCTTGTTTTCTCATATTTCTGTTTTTAATAATCTAGAATGATCTTCATTTTTTAGacttctatttttaataaaccaaaatgatctttgTTTTTCGATAATGATCTAGTCATCAATTTCCAATTTATTTAAGACATGATTTGCTTTGATTTATATCATGGTGtgatcattgattgttgtatgaGTGCATTTGATCACCTTCTTCATGAAAATGctatcttgaagatgtaataatcattctcttaaatgattgatatatgatatattacttttgagatttttttcattattgagtagatacttatgcactttgatgaTGTGAATGGCTTAttgcttgttcacttatgcaattcatgttccttaaataaaactcaatttcaattattagtagacccccattcataaaacttaatcatttatttcataaggtttgttgtaATTAAAACATAGATCCAAAATGTCTTTACTTCAACATATGTAACCATTTAAGAATGCactttaacatccatttgaaacataCTATTataagcagcaaataagaataagATGCATATTGG
It contains:
- the LOC101504122 gene encoding GDSL esterase/lipase At2g30310-like gives rise to the protein MAYTIHFIFLIQICTININVATSNNFSSRQKFSSILVFGDSTVDTGNNNYIKTLGKGNHLPYGKDFPSHVPNGRFSNGKLVIDFLASKLNLKDTIPPFLDPNLTNEEILTGVSFASGGSGFDDLTIVLSGAISMSKQIEYFKDYVAKVKCVVGEKEAKQRIENALVIISVGANDFVFNFYDFPTRRFEFNISGYQDYTQSRLQIFIEELYELGCRKFAVTGLPAIGCIPLQITAKFVSLKDRKCVENENLEAKVYNQKLAKRLLQMQATLPGSRVIYTNVYDPFIRLINHPQKYGFKETNKGCCGSGLFEVTPLCNELTPVCDDASKYVFWDSVHPTEATYQYVANYFEMEVLPKF